A window of Glycine soja cultivar W05 chromosome 2, ASM419377v2, whole genome shotgun sequence genomic DNA:
AGAACCTTGTAAGATATTTTCCTCATTATCAGGGGGAAGCTGGGGAGAGGTCCAAATGCGTGAAATTTGTCAATGGCCTTCGACCAGAAGTAAAAATGATGGTAAATTATCACGGTATTCATGACTTTGCACAGTTGACCAACATGTGTAGAATCTTTGATGAAGATCAGCGGGAGAAGACTGCTTTTTACAGGAATGCCAATGCTAGTCATAGGAAAGATAAGAAGCCTGTGACTCACAGTCGTGCTAAGCCATATTCTGCCCCTCCCGGGAAATATGGAAACCATTCTGGAGGACAGAGGACTAGTGGAGGACTTCAACCAGTTGGTGGGAGTTCTCAGGCAATTAACAGGGTGTCTCAGTCTGCGGGTAGAAGTAGTGGTGGTAGTGGTGCTCCTGCTATTGTTACTACACCACTCAGGTGTGGGAAGTGTGGTCGGCTTGGGCATATTGCACGTGAGTGCACAGATAGAGAGGTGACTTGTTTTAACTGCCAAGGTAAGGGCCACCTCAGTACCAGTTGCCCATATCCGAGGAGGGAGAAGAGGAGTGGAAGTCTGAATAATCAGAGTGGACGACCAAGGACCACAGGGAGAGTGTTTGCTCTTAGTGGTGCTGATGCCGCACAGTCTGATGAACTCATCCAAGGTATGTGTTTCATAAGTCAAGTTCCCTTGGTTGTATTGTATGATTCAGGTGCGACCCATTCATTTATTTCTCGTGTCTGTGTTGAAAAACTTGCCTTGCCTGTGTCTTCCTTGAAATTTGACTTGATTGTGAATACACCTACTAGTGGGTCTGTTTTAACTTCTGATGTGTGTTTGCAATGTCCTGTCTTAATTTCTGATAGACAATTTCTTATTGACTTAGTTGTTCTACCTTTGAGtcagattgatgttattcttggtatggactggttatcttccaatcatgtcttattaaattgttttcaGAAATCTGTTGTCTTTCCTGAGTCTGGTGTGAGTGAAGGTGATATGTTTTTGTCAGCTAACCAAGTTGAGGCATCTTTAAGGGAGGATGCACAGGTATACATGATCTTAGCTAGTATGAGTGTTGAGACCAAAACCCCTGTGAGTGATATACCATTGGTGAGAGAGTTTCCAGAGGTGTTTGAGGAGGTGTCAGGattaccacctgagagagaggTCGAGTTCTCGATAGACCTAGTGCCCGGTActggacccatatccatagcACCTTATAGGATGTCCCCTGTGGAGTTGGGCgagcttaagaaacagttagaggaacttttagagaaacaatttgTGAGGCCTAGTGTGTCACCCTGGGGAGCACCGGTGTTGTTAGTTAAGAAGAAGGATGGGACCATGAGGCTATGTGTAGATTATCGTCAGTTGAATAAGGTAACCATTAAGAATAGGTACCCTTTGCCTAGGATAGATGACTTGATGGACCAATTAGTAGGGGCTTGTGTGTTTAGTAAGATAGATCTTAGGTCAGGTTACCACCAGATTAGAGTGAAACCTGAAGATGTTCCGAAGACTGCCTTTAGGACCCGTTACGGTCATTATGAGTacttggttatgccttttggtgTGACCAACGCCCCTGGTGTgttcatggactatatgaatAGGATCTTTCACCCCTACCTAGATAGTTTTGTAGTGGTCTTCATAGATGATATCTTAGTGTATTCTAAGACGAGAGAGGAACATGAGGAGCATTTGAGAGTTGTGTTGCAAACCCTTAAAGACAATAGACTGtatgctaagttgtccaagtgtgatTTTTGGTTAGAGGAGGTGAGCTTCTTAGGGCACGTTATATCTAAGGGAGGGATAGCGGTAGATCCTTCCAAGGTAGAGGCAGTGATGAGTTGGGAGAGTCCTAAGTCAGTGTTTGAGATTAGGAGCTTTCTTGGCTTAGCAGGATACTACCGTAGATTCATAGAGGGGTTTTCTAAGCTAGCTTTACCTTTGACTAAGCTTACTCGTAAAGGTCAAGTTTTTGTGTGGGATGCCCAATGTGAGAGTAGTTTCCGTACCCTTAAGGAAAGGTTGACCACTGCACCAGTCTTAGTGTTACCTAATCCGAGTGAATCTTTTGTGGTGTATTGTGATGCGTCCAAGATGGGTTTGGGTGGAGTGCTTATGCAACGGGGACAGgtagtggcctatgcttctCGACAACTTAAGATACATGAAAGGAATTATCCCACGCACGATCTTGAGTTAGCGGCCGTAGTTTTTGCTCTTAAGCTTTGGAGGCATTACCTTTATGGATCTAAATTTGAGGTGTTTAGTGACCATAAGAGCCTTAGATATTTGTTTGATCAAAAAGAGCTTAACATGAGGCAgaggagatggttagagttccttaaggattacgattttgagcttagctatcATCCAGGTAAAGCCAATGTAGTAGCTGACGCCTTAAGTAGAAAATCCCTTCAAATGTCTGCTTTGATGGTTAGAGAGTTGGATCTCTTAGAGCAGTTTAGAGACATGAGTTTGGCATGTGAGATCACCTCTAGTAGCATTAAGTTGGGTATGTTGAGAGTCACCAGCGAACTTTTGAGCGAGATCCGTGAGGGTCAGAAGTTTGACCCATTCTTGTCAGCCCAGTTAGAGTCCATAGTCGCAGGGAGAGAGAGTAGTTTTAGAGTGGGAACTGATGGAGTCTTGAGGTTTCAGGATAGGGTGTGCGTTCCTAGTGTACCCAAGCTTAGAAGAACGATTTTGGAAGAGGGCCATAGAAGTAGTCTGAGTATCCACCCGGGagcgactaagatgtaccaggaCCTTAGGCAGATGTTTTGGTGGCCGGGTCTGAAGAAAGAAGTTAATGAGTTTGTCCTTGCATGCCTAGTGTGTCAGAAAGCTAAGATAGAACACCAGAAGCCTTCAGGGAAATTGCAACCTTTAGAGATACCTGAGTGGAAGTGGGATAGCATCTCCATGGATTTCGTAGTGGGGTTACCTAGGACCCCCAAAGGTTTAGATTCCATTTGGGTTATTGTAGACAGGTTGACCAAATCTGCTCACTTCATCCCAATAAACATCAGATATTCTTTAGAGAGGTTGACTAGCTTGTATGTCAGTGAGATAGTTAGACTACACGGTGTTCCTTCTAGCATAGTTTCTGATAGAGATCCCAgatttacctctagattttgggagagtCTTCATAAAGCCTTGGGGACCAAGCTTAGGTTGAGTTCTGCTTACCACCCACAGACTGACGGTCAAACCGAGCGCACCATCCAATCCTTAGAGGACCtcttgagtgctcctttaagcccatgttgatcccatgtggttggggcattctcgcaaaacagagtaaccctgactggtcaccttatgatcttacttagtgagagtgacctgacaaacccattgtgtggtgtgtcttgttatgtactcctaagcgccccagtgttgtttttcactgacatggtaccacattgcatataggcttgagtcttagtataattgttgcataacgcttgtgtttgaatttcattgagttaacaattgtggttgatgttattttatggagTGTGTAAACTTGAATGGGTGTGAATAATGTGTGCGATTTTGTGCAGTAAtgctatttatataaattcagctttaagtattatatgtttcacatgagtggatgtgaacctttacccttttgaattgatttaaattaaatgtgtttaaaaagaaaaattattaattaattttgcatttttttcttcttttattattatgtgtttataatcttttaaataaattttgtatgatttatttaattagctagttataattgtaagggtagagggtgtcacaagtTATGAGTTATACAGTAACCCGACCAATGTGTACCTTGAGAGAacttttatgcgcagtgttaaagaaaattgtaggattcctagttaggatccTGAAGGGTTAAACTATAGCgcaatttgttaaatatgtttgaaatataagaGTAAGGTCGTGGGTATGATATAACTCATAAATAGTGTCTgcgtgcaaataaaaaaaatattttaggggttggacctgaatcagggaGGTGAGGCCCaaacggattcttcggagtctaggccttaggggtaaagatactcggtttgagtgctcctttaagcccatgttgatcccatgtggttggggcattctcgcaaaacagagtaaccctgactggtcaccttatgatgttacttagtgagagtgaccgagtatacccattgtgtggtgtgctttgtcatgtactcctaagcgccccagtgttgtttttcactgacatggtaccacattgcatataggcttgagtcttagtataattgttgcataacgcttgtgtttgaatttcattgagttaacaattgtggttgatgttattttatggagtgtgtaaacttgaatgggtgtgaataatgtgtgtgattttgtgcaataatgttatttatataaattcagctttaagtattatatgtttcacatgctctgatgtttaattatatacgaatgtgataactcactcccggtgtgtttgtgtttgggctgattgccactttgtttcaggtgagccttcatatgatgagtcacatgctagagatggagagacttagtctgtgatagggattatgatttactgaatgatataattgtgttatacttttctattttagtttctttttattatttatttagagtggacgaccttgttttgagtcgggataatcttatcttttattaaaaaaaaatattctattatgttttcactaagtgaatgtgaacctttatccttttgaattgattaaattaaatgtgtttaaaaagaaaaaaattattaattaattttgcatgttttttttccttcttttattattatgtgtttataatcttttaattaaattttgtatgatttatttaattagttagttataattgtaagggtagagggtgtcacacttcTAACAACTCGAAGTAGAGAAGTATGTACTTCTATGCAATGACAGTATAATTGAGCTCAATCTCTTAACTGGCGAAGAAGCTTGGGATTTGTTCCAGTTGTATGCAACAATAGCTGATAACTCCTCAGCTGCTTTAAAAGTTTTGGCAACAAAAATTGTTAATGAATGTAAGAGATTACCTATTGCAATTGTAACATTAGGAAGCACACTAAGGGGGAAAACTTTAGAAGAGGGGAGTTGGCATTATCAAGACTTGAAGATTCTAAACCATTGGATATTCCAAAAGGCTTAACAAGTCCTCATGTTTGTCTTAAATTAAGTTATGATAATTTCACAAATCGATTAGCGAAATCCTTATTATTGTTGTGTTCTATATTTCCAGAGGATCATGAAATTGATTTGGaagatttattttgatttggaaGAGGATAGGGCCTAATTGGGACTTTTGAAACTTTGGAGAAATCAAGAAGGGAGATGCATGCAGCTATTAACTTCCTCAGGGAGTCTTGTTTGTTGTTGCATgccaaaattaaagaaaaggtGAAAATGCATGACCTGGTTCGTGACGTAGCCTTGTGGATAGCATCTGAAACGGGTCAAGAAATTTTGGCAGGTGATGCAATGGATCCATGAATCTTGGTACAAAGTGATAacataaaagataagaaagcaATAATATCCTTATGGGATTTGAAAAATGGTTTGCTTCctgatgaccaattgaattgtCCAACAACACTTGAAATTTTCTTGCTTCATTTTCCAAACAATGGCTTCGAAGTATCAAATGTGTGTCTTGAAAGGTTGAAAATGCTTAAAATCCTAGGCATTCTTAAGATCTGACTATGGGTGGATtctagattattattattattattattattattattattattattattattattatatatgtttgaaagAAATATAACTTTGTTACTGCCACGGTCATTTgagtcaataaaaaaatctccATACTCTGTGCTTGAGAGGTTATAAATTAGGTGACATCTCCATTTTGGAAAGCCTACAAGCACTTGAGATTCTTGACTTGCGTGGTTCTTCCTTTGATGGAATTTTAGCATTAAAGAAATTGAAGCTTTTAGATTTGCTCTGCAGTGGGATTGAGAAAGATAATGCTTACGAGGTTATTGGGAGATGCTTGCAGCTAAAGGAATTGTATTAGTTTTTATTGCAATATAAAAACGACTTTCCACATAATGTCACTTTTTCAAGATTGCAGATGTATGCTATAATACAATATGGTTCTGAAACACACTCCAACTTCTGGTCGCTTGAAACTTTGAAAAGGCGTAGACTATCTAGAGTTTTATGCTTAGATGGTTTTAATGCTTCTGCTCAATCTTTTATATCATTACCAAAAGGATCTCATTCTTAGAGCCGAGTACTTTCATTTGATGACACTTGAGGGAGGTTGCAAGAATGTAATCCCATCCATAGATCCACAAGGCATGAATCAATTGATTTTCTTATTCCTCAAATCTTGTCCAGAGATTGAATGCCTCTTTGGTAGTACCAATGCTAATCTGCTTATGACCAAAGTTGTGTTCTGCAACCTAGTTACCTTAAGGTTGAGTCGTATGCATGGTCTGCAAGAAGTGTTTAGTGACCCCTCTTCGCAATGCTTTCTCAAAAATTTACAAGAGTTAGAGGTAGAAGAATGTAGACAATTGCATAGCATATCCTTTCCTAGGAACTCAAAGGTATGCAGTTTTACAGAATTGAAAATAAATGGTTGTCCGATGCTAACTTCTCTCTTCATGCCATCTAGTGTCCAAACTCTGGAGCTGCTAGAGGTTCTGGAAATATACGACTGTAGTGAATTGAAGCGCATAAtagaagaagtggaagaaggGAATGTTGAATATGTTAGCAATCAAAGTCATATTTCTTTGGCGCTCCCAAAATTAAGGAGTCTTTATGTTTACGGATGTCACAGATTGGAATATATATTCCCTGTGTGTTTTGCTCGAGGGCTAGTAAGTTcagaattatttgttaataatatattaagatgATCAAAATCGACAATTTATAAGACTACAGGATCAAATCTTACAATTAAAATtcagaaaaaccaaaatcatggatttaagaaactaagagatgaaaattacaatttaacctaAATCTTTTCTTCCAAATAAATAACTGTTGTAGGACTTTTGGTCTCTATGTTTTGTCAAGCTTGGCCTATATACGGTTTTAGACTCCTTAATTGTTATTGCACGCATTTAATTCTTATAGTTTTCCAATTATTCAAATTAAGTCTCCTATTGCAAAATTTCATCCAATAATGAACAAAAGTGTAACAAAGGTGTGACCTATCATTGAATTTTAATACAGAGAAAGAAAATTCAGGTCAATCATGCATCTTAGTCAATTTAGTGATTTCAAGTGCAATACAACtccgttttttttttattgcaggGCCTTAATCCAGAAAAAACAGCTTCAGTGTCACTTGTTTCGTGATCTTGAAAGCTCAAGGAATGTTCCGAGTTTGTTTCCAATAACATATTCCTCTTGTAGTTTGTTTGTAGTTTGTGTATCACAGTTGTGTAGCTAATGCAAACCAAATAGTTTCACGTGAATGTTGTGTAAGGATTCAAGGTTAAGCAtgaattatttactttattcatCATAAAACTGTTTAAAGCAGCATTTTTGTAAACCCTGAACTTGCTTTCTGTACAAGAAACAGTGAAGTCATAATGTAAATTCAATCAACTTGCAGTATTATAAATGAAAGCATCCAGATTACACATTAACAAAACAttgttttttatgtattataacTAACATACTGATAGATATCAAATCAAATACATATCTTACACTTTACTTCCATTAATCCACAACAGAAAATATTGTCTACTACCATAATATACTCCATACAAGTCttaatacattttataatttaccaGTCATTAGCTCCAAGATTATGCTTTCTTTCTGAAAAATTTGGAGCTGGTTTTTTCTAGCTTTTTTGTGACACATTTTCTTGCTTCTTCAACTAGTTCAACTTTCTCTAACTTGCTATCAGCATCCTGAACAAACTCATTCTTTTCTAACTTGGCTGAACCACCAATTTCATTTATACCTTCTTTCGACTTCCTTGTATTGTTTGACAGCTTTATAGATGCCTTTGGTTTCTCAGTTTTAATTTGCACTTTCCCTTTTGAATCAGCAGTAGCAGGATATTTAGATTTCTTTGGCGTATTTTTCTGAGAAAATTTAGTTTCCTTATTAGTTGGATTTACTCCCTGTGGTTTCACTTCGTTGTCAATGCTGCTATCTAGAAGATATTCCTGAGAACTCTCTGATTCCTTAGTTTCATAAACTGCAGCCTGTTTTGGCTTTTTTGTCTTACATTCCGATTCAAGATTACAGGCAGCTTTTGGTGCTTTGGTTGCACGCACatttccttcttcctctaaaatattatttccctTTTCTTCAACTGAATCTGGAAATGCTCTTACAATATAAATCTGCAGTAATAACATGTTAGGTTcattatttattgttaatataTTATCTATAAAAACAATTAGAGGAATTGTGACACACTTCAGTTCACATCACATACTTGGCATGTTTACCAAATAAAGCCCAAAAGCTGATTTCTGGCAACACCAAGACAAAATGGTGTtcataaattgataataaatgTGTATTATAGTACCAAATCAAGAAAGTTATTTTGCGGGACAACTAGTAGAAAAGGACTATGAAACttcaatacaatttttttttacataaagatCAAATGTTAGTTCGATTGTTAACCTATTGAGCAAATTACAGAACACTCCTTGAGCCTTTATCAAATTACACATAGTCccaccctttttattttcctacaCTAACCTCCCtttaagtttgaaaacattACACAAACACCCCCTTATATGGTTGAAAACATTACATTGACACTCCCTCAACACCCCCTCAAATCTTACACTAACATCCCTACAAGGGAAGTGAAAGTAATGGTTAAAAAAGCAAGGGGTGCTTGTGTAATTACACGAAACCTCAGGGGGTGTTGCTGTAATTTGTTCAGTAGGCTATGTCAAGACAAATAAAGCATGTCCTAGCACACAAGACTTAGGCTCTAGCATATTATAGAATTGAGCCTGGATAGAGGAGAATATCAAGGGATTTCCTCCATCAGTTATGTGAAGCATGTCACCTCAGCAAACATTAAGATGCTTTCCTATAAATGAGACAAAACCTCAAAATGATTAACAAGGAACCATTGAATTTTGATGAAGCTATGAAAGATGCAATCAGAGACAAACCATGATGAAAAAGATAACTTGGGAATTATTATTTTCCCCCCAAGGGTATGAATTATAGAGATCTCTATAGTTCTGCACAAGCAATTGCATATCATCAATTGTTTGTCATGATTGAAGCAAGCATTACAGATAGTGTATCATTgaattaatatcatttaattaaagagaacaaaagggagACTCAATGCACAATGATCCCACCTTATGGGGGTCTGGGGAGGATAAATGTACACACTTACCCCCACAGCCACAAGTGAAGAGGCCTGTAGGATTTaaacccatgaccaacaggtCACAAGGCAGCAACCTTGCCATTGCACTAAGGCCCACCCTCATTTCATTAAAGCAAACATTGTGATAGATACTCATTATTAGTTAGTTAGTTGCATAATAGTTAGTTAAGTTTGTTTATGGAAGAAATAAGGTGTGTTTGTTGCAAATAACAGGGCACAAGGCTCCCAACAGCTAATAGTGTGATTGTTATTTCCATTTTGAACCCCTCAAACTGACACTGAAGCCAAAGCTAGAAATTGTACTTCTCACAAAATGGAGCTTTGGAATGTGCACCAACTGAATCTAACACAAACACGAACATGCTTTAAActtgataccaattgaaaagaACCTTAGAGGAACCATATCATAAAATCTAGTCATTGTAACAGGAAAGCCCAAAGCCTTATAAACTCCAGAGTAAATTGTAACTGGATCCTAACATATTGCAAGGTTTATAACATTGTGAAGAAACCTCTAGTcaagaagaaattcaaaattaaaagtgtgtgttgtaaataatttaagaattctTAAATTAGGAGTTCTTTAGTTGTAGTCCACTTCAAAGTATTTCTCTTCCCCTAACAATCCAaacttaaattttacttttttctaatCAAGATAACCTCAACCTTGATTGATAATAGATTTCTCAAACATTATAAAACAGACTTCTTTACCAAGCTgacatttttttcatcattaactGGCATTTTTACCAAGCTAGTTTTAAGGGTTGAAGAGCTTCTATGCGGCTTATTTGGGCTtatgaaaataacataattatttcagtaagtttctttgtaaaacTTATGGCATAAACTCGCATGTTAAGAGtttattgaataagcaattatttatgttctttacCCAAACTCATCCTTAGTTATTCTTCAAATAATGATGATAGAGCAAGTATAATAATTGTAGGGCTCAGAAGTTAAAAGAGGGTTACAATGGAACTGGTAA
This region includes:
- the LOC114397368 gene encoding putative B3 domain-containing protein At5g58280 isoform X3, whose translation is MLPLFKNWLLILSKVNIDLPPLRKRSRSSSSSWGSYIARPLDEIKEATKEERLCALEAAEAIQINLNSSNPSFIKSMVRSHVYSCFWLGLPSKFCEEHLPKTLHDMVLEDENGSEYEAVYIGNRAGLSGGWRAFALDHKLDDGDALVFELIEASRFKIYIVRAFPDSVEEKGNNILEEEGNVRATKAPKAACNLESECKTKKPKQAAVYETKESESSQEYLLDSSIDNEVKPQGVNPTNKETKFSQKNTPKKSKYPATADSKGKVQIKTEKPKASIKLSNNTRKSKEGINEIGGSAKLEKNEFVQDADSKLEKVELVEEARKCVTKKLEKTSSKFFRKKA